A single region of the Oryzias melastigma strain HK-1 linkage group LG23, ASM292280v2, whole genome shotgun sequence genome encodes:
- the LOC112158072 gene encoding cyclin-dependent kinase inhibitor 1, with amino-acid sequence MAVASTSASTGLAMASNSELSRLGGIEALKLAVGPARRNLFGPVDHQQLQKDFQRLLCMNVEVANKRWNFDFQRDTPGEDGSSVEWVGLRCQDVPSFYHSCTLRPASRAAKAARRASTSSGEGSPRSSSSSGDEYLEVTTRGCFHIKLSGKRRQSNITDFFKVKKRKLLHNKASSRQ; translated from the exons ATGGCCGTGGCTTCTACATCAGCTTCAACCGGACTAGCGATGGCGTCCAACTCTGAGCTCTCCCGCCTCGGCGGCATCGAGGCATTGAAACTGGCGGTGGGACCGGCCCGGAGGAACCTCTTCGGCCCCGTGGACcaccagcagctgcagaaggACTTCCAGAGGCTGCTCTGCATGAACGTGGAGGTGGCCAACAAGCGCTGGAACTTTGACTTCCAGAGGGACACTCCCGGGGAGGATGGCTCCAGCGTGGAGTGGGTGGGGCTCAGGTGCCAGGACGTGCCGTCGTTTTACCACAGCTGCACGCTGCGGCCCGCGTCCAGGGCGGCGAAGGCCGCGCGGCGGGCGTCGACGTCGTCCGGAGAAGGCTCCCCGAGGTCCAGCAGCTCGTCTGGGGACGAATACCTGGAGGTGACCACCAGGGGGTGCTTTCACATCAAGCTCTCAGGGAAGCGCAGACAGTCTAACATCACAG atttttttaaggtgaaGAAAAGGAAGCTTCTGCATAACAAAGCGTCCTCTCGGCAATAG